The genomic region cattgttcaaaccggagtcgacaatGATGGaaagactcaggaagaagttacaaattttagaatgaaactggatatTTCAGACCACCCCTTTAAAGAACTTTGTTATAAAACCAAAGCCTCTGTATTCTCTCGTATAAGAATACAAAATACACTTTTCaacaaaacacacagacagaaatCAGCCACCGTTTGTCCTGTCATTCTGCGGTTCGAACTGAAGTGTTGTcgtctttttttattgtttaaagtgCGTGATTTGCTTTAAGACACTGTAAACGCTATTGACCTTTGAACTCTCAAGACacacagttttataaatgaatgtctttctctctcctcaGATGTTCTCCAATAACGATGAGGCTGTTATCAACAAGAAGCTGCCGAAGGAACTGCTGTTACGGTTGGTGTGAAACCCATTCAGCACTTCTCTTTCTTCCTGCTTCATTTCCTTATTTTAATAATCTCTTCTTGTTAATAGTATTAATCATCTGTCTTCTTCATCTTTCCTTATCCTTGCTGTTTTTATAGCATAGAAATAATGACTGACTTTAATAACACGCTCTATCACAACTATTTGTTAATGATGTTTGATAATGGTtttgattttgtctttttttttctccacagaATCTTTTCATTTCTGGATGTAGTCACACTTTGCCGCTGCGCACAAGTCTCACGAGTAAGTGTAATTTAGTCAAGGGACTTCATAGAGTAGACTGGTGTTTTGTGCCACATTAAGTTTATTTCATGCTTTTAAGAGCCCTCCAGAAACAATATTTTGTGGATTGTGGATTATATGTTGCTTGTAATGCTCcacatatataaattttttattttttttcccccatgtcAAGTGTGGAGCATTACAAGCAACTACTACCATCATGTTAgtccatattaaatatatgattgCGATTCACTTTTGGTTGTCAGTTTGTATAAGAACACATTATGCAATGCaatattaatcatgaattaaaaaaatgcttttgaacAGGTGTAGTGAAATTTTGAatggtcaaataaaaaaaaaacgttaacaGTCAAAATTAGATTAACGAAGATGGGTGTGTGTGCTTTGTGCATTGTATTCtctgaaatgtaaaaaattataaaaaacttTGTCTCGTCCCGTCACACTGGTAATTGAAAACATTTTCCAAGGTTGGCAGGTCTGAAAAATGCCAAATTGCATATTAATTTTTGTCCAGGCTGtgatacaaagaaattatgaagaCATGCAAAACAAGAAaccaacaaaatataaataattttttttttttgcatagtaTAATAaaaacctgtagctgtagttttcatatttgaaaaatatttttgtcagataaataactTATCCAAGTTTAGTTTTTTGTTCTTccatcatatttaaaatattataaaaatgtcaaatattttcctcattcttttgatggtttaatcaaacttgTTGTGTCAAATTCAACAATAACAAATATCTCCTCCAGAGaccacttttggccactactgtagaTTTTTGCCCATATGTCATTTATGGGGCTCCGCAGGAAGAAGTTCttgtataataatatttttatatcttacatattaataatatttttttagtatatATCTATCAATAGGGGATTATTGACTTTCTGTTTCTCACTTGCTCTCATTTTCTTAGTCATGGAACCTGTTAGCCCTGGATGGCAGTAACTGGCAGCGCATTGACCTCTTTGACTTCCAGAGAGACATTGAGGTCATTTTTGAGACTTTTTCTTTTCCAAACAAGACAGTTGAAGTCAACATTTTGCTTTAACTATTAAAATACACAGAATTTCAAATATGAAGGTAGCTAATACATCTTACAAATCTCTTCATGAACAGGGTCGTGTGGTGGAGAACATCTCAAAGCGGTGTGGAGGCTTCCTAAGGAAGCTGAGTCTTAGAGGATGTCTCGGAGTCGGAGATAGTGCACTCAGGTAAGAATGAGGGAGCAGATGAATGCTTTATGAGCACATTTTCATTGCAAAAAGATGAAACTATTAAATCTTGAACACCCAAAATACTTTGTCATTTTGCTCTTTAGGTGAATTAGCCTAAAGTCACCGTGAAATGAATGAATTCTTATTTTTGATGGAgtattgtagtatttattttaaatgatttttccgtctacatcattattttttttaaattcatgtacCCTTGTaatctttattcaaaataacttcctcTCCCTCTTGCaccaacatctcttctctgatgacgtttttactggcgtgagggcgggacaacctgtcactcacatgagattgcAATCAATACCCCATGggcaaaatcaagtcccaccctacatgttgtcttgtttgaaaagccatttcactcagaaataCATCGCAATAAGGAAGAAAAGGCTGTTGCAACTTTCAGGCCATTTTATGCTGACTTTGAGTCCTGTCAAGAAAGTAGATTGCCTCTTTAATATTCATACATGAGTTTAGTAATGCTTTCCATTCTGAAGGGCATTACATTTAGACTAAAGACATTATTGTGACTTGGAAAATTCAAGAATTGTTTAAagtttaatcatgttttaaaatgtgtttgtctCTTGTAGAACATTTGCCCAGAACTGCAGAAATATTGAGCTGCTCAGCCTTAATGGCTGCACCAAGATCACTGACAGGTGGgtgaaggtgtgtgtgtgagagagagagaaatgtttTTGATCTCTGTTGAACTTCTGTCTTTCTTTTTGCAGTACCTGTAACAGCTTGAGTAAATTTTGTCCCAAACTGAAGCACTTGGATCTCGCCTCCTGCACCTCAATCACGAACCTGTCCCTCAAAGCTCTGAGGTCAGAGGCCACAGATGCACATACTTGCTGATTATGCAAAATGCTTCTCTAGGGCTAAATGACTTCTCTCTGTGTCATTTTAGCGAGGGCTGTCCTTTGCTAGAGCAGTTGAACATCTCGTGGTGTGATCAGGTGACCAAAGACGGCATACAAGCGCTTGTGAGATGTTGTCCGGGACTCAAAGGCCTGTTCCTCAAGGGCTGCACACAGGTGATTCTGAACTTTAACTTAATCTTACAGCCCTTTTCCCTGTTCTTCCCCTTTTGCTACATTATTTAAACCCACTTATAGCTTTTTGAATTGatataaagctaaaataaagtataacggtgagactttacaataaggtctcttttattaacattagttaatgcattagctgACTTAACATGACTTAATGAtgagaaatttattttttatttattcacctttgtggtaacactttacaatgttAGGTTTtgttagttaactactttagtaaacatgaactaagaattagttttggctgcgtgagattctccagctttgttgttgttgagcaacagAAGCACGatctgttaaagctccaccctcttttgAAAAGCGGCtggaagcagcagctcatttgcatttaaagggacacacacaaaaatggcgtgtttttgctcacattcAAATATGGGCAAAAATTTTACAAGCTACAATAAAtgatttgtggggtattttgagctgaaacttcacacacacattctggggacaccagagacttatattacatcttgtgaaaaggggcattatagatcccctttaaataaagcaatgtagacatatttaataataaaaaaaactaataaaaatgaaaagcacataacaaaatgactaaaattaaaatgaaagtcaaattataaaaacaaaagcttaaaaatattactaaatACTATAGTCCCGACCCAATCTCAGGGCATTGGTTGATGCAAGCGGcccaaaaactaaaaaatgaTCCAtcaaataacctgaaaatatggTTCATGTTTTAACATCTAGATTAACCATGGTTATCTACATTGAAACCTGCTTTTTCATGCAATAATAACTTGataaggtaaaaaaaacaagagacaaaaagaaaaaatatatgtatatgtaaaaatatatatacttttatggTAATTGTTGTCATTGATTCTTCATTGTCATTGATTTGATGTCACTGAATCTCCTCATTTTGTATTCtatgggtttgaaacaacatgatggtgagtaaatgatgacagaagttcAATTTTTTGGTGTACTGTCTCTTTAAATCCAACCAATCATTTAGTAACACATTATCGGTCTctcttttatgttttctctcTTTATAGTTGGAAGATGAAGCACTTAAGCATATTGGAGCACATTGTCCAGAGCTGGTCACACTCAATTTGCAGACATGTTCAGTaagacacacacatttacattcTCTCATACATCGGATGGGTGCGAATATGTCCAAGCGGATGGGTTCCTCATCTAGGTATGTCTCTGTGTGTGAATCGAGCAGCAGATCACAGATGAAGGTCTTATAACCATCTGTCGCGGGTGCCATCGGCTGCagtctttgtgtgtgtctggCTGTGCAAACATCACAGATGCTATTCTCAATGCCTTGGGCCAAAACTGCCCCCGTCTCAGGTACATAACACGCACTCATATCCGCTAATGCATTTGCATGCAATTAGACGTTACCCAATGTTTATCCTCTTTTAACCTCTGGTGCtgttgggtcatttttgaccaaaaaaactttacgttttgttttttagaattttttactTCATCTGAATGGAACGAAATTCAGTAACGGTTTTGGCTGTGTGAACACACACAAGTCATGAACATGATTCGAAAAAgttaaatggtcctgaaaaaaatagtcacacttgtatTGTTCGTAGTCAAAAATGACCACATTGGAAAAGAATGGGAGACGAATCTCATCTTGTGGAAAtgtttggtactgcgcccaaacaaaatcttaccgaaagctaattttttgagatgtcaacctcaaatttggaacacagctTGTTTAGATTCATTACaattttataactttttttttctcacttttttaaactttttttcagcaataatctgccaagtgtaatctttaaaaagagaccaaacttaAGTCTGTGTTCCAAAGCAATCTATACATCTATACATTTAAGatctatgctcaaaaagtgaataaatggattataactactgcataaacataatttaaaaccataaaaatcccctaaaaatacaaagaattaaataaaaaaacattatcaaactaAAATACAGTACGATAATTtcattgaaaaaacaaacaaacaaatttgaCCGACATGCAAAcggcaccagagggttaaacttGGAACCATTGATCTTTTTGTTTCTGTAGAATATTAGAGGTGGCTCGCTGCTCTCAGCTTACAGATGTAGGCTTCACCTCACTTGCACGGGTGAGTAAACAATCCGACAAACACAAACCTCCATCTGTGCTGAACCTCCAGAGTTTCTAACAACACAAATCAAATGCATCATTTCCTATTTTACAGAATTGTCATGAACTAGAAAAGATGGATTTAGAAGAATGTGTACAGGTAAGTCAGAATGGGTTGGCATTAAGGGAGTAACGCATGAAAATACAACACtacaaaatgttaaaatattgttacatACTACATTAAGAACATTacatttcataaaatatataataataaatacatttttttgttgtccATCACTTTTGCTGATGATAATTCTGGAGACTCTTATGGCTAGTTTCCACCGAGTGGTATGGTTCAGTACTGTACAGTACACAATTATTTCTATTTCCATTGTCAGAAGTTGTGAATGGTACCAAATACTGAACTGTACCACTTTTTGGGAGCCTTCTGTTGAGGTACCTAGCACAATAGTACCGCTACCAAAAGGGTGGAGCTACACTCACTGCAGAATgttgattggttgacagagaatCATCACATTGCGTGCTACAAGGGGAATAACAACACAATACTGGGGAAGGGGAATAACAACACAATGTGTACTTTTCAGCTGTTTTTCCTTGCAGCCTTCAGCCTTTGCTCAAACAAAGCTGCtgtatgtcctccattgttgtttactgTCAATCGCTACTTTTTAGCATACACCAGGCCTATAATGTAAGGGTACTGTTGGCGGTGGAAACACAAGCCGGATCAGGGTTGACTATCCTGAAtcgtactgtactgtactgtactgtattgaactgaactgaactgaactgaaccaTACCGCTTGGTGGAAATTAGCCATTAAAGTGCCACATTATACTTTTTACTTCTTTagtaacacatttgcataatgcaaGCCTATGGTTTTATTGTCTTTTTGCCCTTGGGCAACGTCACCATTGACCTgtcctcaaacactgtagttgtagcacAATTTCCAGCCTGCTTGGAGAGGTTCTTGAGATTCCAGAAACACCCACAGCTTcgaatacctgtttgctgctcaacagtGGCTGCTTCTAGCTCTTCTTTCAatacaattaaagggttagttcacccaaaaatgaaaccttcgttcatcttcggaacacacatTAAGATCATTTTGATCCAAGAGCTCTCTGACCCCTCCATAGACAACAGTTTAATtacactttcaaggcccagaaaggtagtaaagacatcattaaaatattccGGCTCATTATTGGAAAAAACGCTGGCTCCTGCGTCAGTATCACACGCATGTGTCatgctgctcatgtgaacagcatcagccaatactgagctggcgttCTGATGAAGAACCTGGAAGCATTGCACTGTGTTTGCTACATCAACAGTGTAGGAGAAtggcagggaagagaagaaattgttgaataaatttgctatttttgtttgttttttgagcacaaaaagtattctcatcgactttttaacaatgtctttactgcctttctgggccttgaaagtgttgatttaTATTGCCGTGTAtggagtcagagagctctcggatttcatcaaaaatatcttaatttgtgtactgaagatgaacgaaggtcttgcgggtttggaacaacatgagggtgagtaattaatgacagaattttcatttttgggtgaactaaccctttaaaggtgccctcgaattaaaaatttaatttatctcggcatagtcaaataaaaagatttcagtacatggaaatgacatacagtgagtttcaaaccccattgtttcctccttcttatataaatctcatttgtttaaaagacctccgaagaacaggcgaatctcaacataacaccgactgttatgtaacagtcaggatcattaatatgtacgccccaatatttgcatatgccagcccatgttcccaacattatgaaaggcattagacaagggcagccagtaacgtctggatctgcacaggtgaatcaacagactaggtaagcaagcaataacaacagcgaaaaatggcagatggagcaataataactgacatgatccatgatatcatgatatttttagtgatatttgtaaattgtgttactaaatgtttcgttagcatgttgctaatgtactgttaaatgtggttaaagttaccatcgtttattactgtattcacggagagaagagccgtcgctattttcatttttaaacacttgaagtctgtataatgcataaacacaacttcattctttataaatctctccaacagtgtagcattagccgttagccacggagcacagcctcaaattcattcagaatcaaatgtaaacaataaaacagtatacaatactcacatgatccaacgcatgcatgcagtatacatgatgaacactttgtaaagatccatttgaaggttatattaactgtgtaaactttgtttatgcactgttcaaggcaggcgtgagctccgtgggcgtggagcacgagaattaaagggccagtagccctgaatcggctcatttataatgatgccccaaaataggcagttaaaaaaatgaataaaaaaaaatctatggggtattttgatctgaaacttcacagacacattcagaggacaccttagacttatattacatctttttttaaaaaaaagttttagggtaccttttaattttttaatttcaaaatttCTCTCATGTTGTAAAttactcacaaatcttatgatagtATGATAATCTCCATTTAGTTTTCACACAATGTTCGTTGCTTTTctaaatttataaatgtatataaaagcCCTGTTATAATGTTACCTCTTTCTCTATAGATTACAGATGGAACGCTCATCCAGCTATCTATACACTGCCCTCGACTCCAGGTTCTGGTaagggtttaaaaaaaacaaaacgtacaattaaaaaaacttattttgtattttagagGTCAATTTAATGTGTAAATCTGGTgtgattaataataaaaaaatctgccaCAATAATGTCCCAATGTCTTATTTTCATTTGAAGGCTTTTCTCAGCTAATTTTTATATAtgtgattaattgcaattaatttgAACAACTAATAAGTATATGTAATTAATACTAATAATTTCTGCAACTTTTCTTGGGTGTTATTGGCTTATGTATTTCTATCAGAAAAGCATCTTGTTCTCATTCATGTTTCAGAGTTTGTCCCACTGTGAGCTGATCACTGATGACGGCATCAGGCAGTTGGGCAGCGGACCCTGTGCTCATGACCGACTGGAGGTGATCGAGCTCGACAACTGCCCGCTCATTACAGACGCTTCATTAGAGCATCTGAAAACTTGTCACAGCCTGGACCGCATCGAGCTGTATGACTGTCAACAAATCACCCGCGCCGGCATCAAGCGCTTGAGGGTAAGACCTTTTTTATGCACAGAGAGGCAAAACATAGTTAAATAGATACTTAGAGTTAATTAGatacttaaaataaaacatttttggtgtgtgtatatatagatagatagatagatagatagatagatagatagatagatagatagatagatagatagatagatagatagatagatagatagatagatagatggatggatggatggatggatggatggatggatggatggatggatggatggatggatggatggatggatggatggatggatggatggatggatggatagatagatttagGATGGTCCACAGACATTTATGAATTGAATTTAAATAGATATTATAAGTGTAAATAGTTGCTCTGATTTGATTTTTCGTTGATTATGTGATGCATCATGAAATCTGAAGTTATTAGGTTCTGTGGTTTTGAAAGACTCTTCTGCTCaccgaggctgcatttattagatgaaaaacacagtaaaaattgttatattgtgaaatattattccaatttaaaataatagttttctagttgaatatattttaaaatgtaatttattcctgtgattaaagctgcattttttagcatcatttctccagtcttcagtgtcacatttcttattatcagtcAAAACttttgctgcttaatgtttttgtggaaaccatgattttACGGGATTCTTTGAATATTATGATCAAAAGAACAgcagttatttgaaattttgttttttgttataaatgtctttactgtcacatttgatcaattgaatgcgtctttactgaataaaagtatttatttcttctttaaaaaagaaaaatctttctGAAAGAATTTAAACGATCTGCCAAATTCATTAatgtaattgtaaaaaatatatatatatattattattattattataaatgttaaaaacaattgtgcttcttaatattttggattttaataTTTGGAATATTTGA from Chanodichthys erythropterus isolate Z2021 chromosome 15, ASM2448905v1, whole genome shotgun sequence harbors:
- the fbxl20 gene encoding F-box/LRR-repeat protein 20 is translated as MGKEVNGVSRSRFEMFSNNDEAVINKKLPKELLLRIFSFLDVVTLCRCAQVSRSWNLLALDGSNWQRIDLFDFQRDIEGRVVENISKRCGGFLRKLSLRGCLGVGDSALRTFAQNCRNIELLSLNGCTKITDSTCNSLSKFCPKLKHLDLASCTSITNLSLKALSEGCPLLEQLNISWCDQVTKDGIQALVRCCPGLKGLFLKGCTQLEDEALKHIGAHCPELVTLNLQTCSQITDEGLITICRGCHRLQSLCVSGCANITDAILNALGQNCPRLRILEVARCSQLTDVGFTSLARNCHELEKMDLEECVQITDGTLIQLSIHCPRLQVLSLSHCELITDDGIRQLGSGPCAHDRLEVIELDNCPLITDASLEHLKTCHSLDRIELYDCQQITRAGIKRLRTHLPNIKVHAYFAPVTPPPSVGGSRQRFCRCCILL